Proteins encoded in a region of the Planktothrix sp. FACHB-1365 genome:
- a CDS encoding metallophosphoesterase, producing the protein MYPLLTGKLKVERLTVTIANLPPQVKGIRIVQMSDFHYDGLRLSKQLLKEAIAVTNVAKPDLIVLTGDYVTHDPKPITQLTTYLKQLSSKSGIYAVLGNHDHYYHHSKTIVTEALNQIGIQVLCNQVVYPFGSELALVGLGDLKSKQFQPQPIMNTLDETIPRIILSHNPDTAEILKQWRVDLQLSGHTHGGQIVLPKIGVLPSFLPPIRRRIPKPFRRWIPFISNCKSVYKHWNWASGLHQVGRNYLYVNRGLGTYLPGRWNCPPEVTVITLKSQP; encoded by the coding sequence ATGTATCCACTGTTAACAGGAAAGTTAAAGGTAGAACGATTAACCGTTACTATTGCTAATCTACCGCCTCAAGTAAAGGGGATTAGAATTGTACAGATGTCGGATTTTCATTATGATGGGTTGCGATTATCTAAACAATTGTTAAAAGAAGCGATCGCTGTTACCAATGTAGCAAAACCTGATTTAATTGTATTAACGGGGGATTATGTCACCCATGATCCTAAACCGATTACTCAACTGACAACTTACCTTAAACAATTATCCAGTAAATCAGGAATTTATGCGGTTTTAGGCAACCATGATCATTATTATCATCATTCTAAAACAATCGTTACTGAGGCTTTAAATCAAATTGGAATTCAGGTACTTTGTAATCAAGTGGTTTATCCTTTTGGTTCAGAACTTGCCTTAGTTGGGTTAGGAGATTTAAAATCAAAACAATTCCAACCTCAACCGATAATGAATACCTTAGATGAAACCATCCCTAGAATTATTTTAAGTCATAACCCTGATACTGCCGAAATTTTAAAACAATGGCGAGTTGATTTACAACTATCGGGTCATACTCACGGCGGTCAAATTGTATTACCTAAAATCGGGGTACTTCCTTCTTTTTTACCTCCCATTCGTCGCCGTATTCCTAAACCTTTCCGGCGGTGGATTCCTTTTATTTCTAATTGTAAATCAGTTTATAAACATTGGAATTGGGCATCAGGATTACATCAAGTTGGTAGGAATTATCTGTATGTAAATCGCGGTTTAGGAACCTATTTACCCGGACGTTGGAATTGTCCGCCAGAAGTCACTGTGATTACATTAAAGTCTCAACCTTAA
- a CDS encoding tetratricopeptide repeat protein, protein MRQRLFKGDHPDLAGSLNNLAGLYKSQGKLSQAEPLHQQALAMWQRLFKGDHPNIAISLNNLAELYYSQGKLSQAEPLYQQALAMWQRLFKGDHPNIAISLNNLAELYYSQGKLSQAEPLHQQALAMFQQLFEGDHPHIALSLNNLALLYQSQGKLSQAEPLYQQALAMFQQLFEGDHPHIALSLNNLALLYQSQGKLSQAEPLYQQALAMTQRLFEGEHPQIVLNLNNLALLLIKSDRPTEALELMQQAMTMDDRLLRANFAYSSERDRLTYIDNIRHNFDAFLSLISTYFPDSPEVVKIALDVVLQRKCITATALAAFNFAIYSERYSHLQPEFQRLRSLREQLTHLMFDPPFIQPQEPQEQYRLRRREHQQLVTELQQECEQIEKQLASQVPEIQLQDQETDRRAVALALPEGSALVEFVRFRVYNFKADQWQPAQYLAFVLPAQQPDAVQMILLGDAEPIERLIKVFRETISELRFKDLGVRHKGQPAQQISYQEAGIKLREAIYNPILEQVNLAEYSHLIIAPDAELSLVPFGILPLDNSGKQLLMDRYQISYLSAGRDILRGTVQTERPASPPFIVADPDFNLSSSEGFSPQKSPEGLTTNFNLSSSEGFSPQKSPEGLTTNFNLSSSEGFSPQKSPEGLTTNDVIKRLGGDYFDPVPETGVLAETVAEKLGVKPYLQQQALEPLFGRLNCPNILLIATHGYFNSGDNPYFKLILLLLQSPNGKEEEILQNQPNLLNQTLINCMETVIDIFEKQGDINTATLLQKFIPIVQKIIDNSETKNSSIPPLLSGVRGEQIQGLRNRDRFSSTSIDNSLMRSGLALAGANTWKLGGDLPPEAGKGFLFAQDVAVLDLWQNELTILIACESGLGDVKIGEGVFGLRRAFAVAGCKTLVMSLWSVPTKASILLMNQFLDLLKSGYGRYEALTTAQNYIRSVTIKELQQFPLGQEILEELEIKLNWNPNYINNNPNTQVLNHPYFWAAWVCQGETNPFPAGITLPLN, encoded by the coding sequence ATGAGGCAACGACTGTTTAAAGGCGACCACCCTGACCTTGCAGGAAGCCTGAATAATTTAGCAGGACTCTACAAGTCCCAAGGCAAGCTGAGTCAAGCCGAACCTTTACACCAGCAAGCCTTAGCCATGTGGCAACGACTGTTTAAAGGCGACCACCCTAATATTGCTATAAGCCTGAATAATTTAGCAGAACTCTACTATTCCCAAGGCAAGCTAAGTCAAGCCGAACCTTTATACCAGCAAGCCTTAGCCATGTGGCAACGACTGTTTAAAGGCGACCACCCTAATATTGCTATAAGCCTGAATAATTTAGCAGAACTCTACTATTCCCAAGGCAAGCTAAGTCAAGCCGAACCTTTACACCAGCAAGCCTTAGCCATGTTCCAACAACTGTTTGAAGGCGACCACCCTCATATTGCATTAAGCCTGAATAATTTAGCACTGCTCTACCAGTCCCAAGGCAAGCTAAGTCAAGCCGAACCTTTATACCAGCAAGCCTTAGCCATGTTCCAACAACTGTTTGAAGGCGACCACCCTCATATTGCATTAAGCCTGAATAATTTAGCACTGCTCTACCAGTCCCAAGGCAAGCTAAGTCAAGCCGAACCTTTATACCAGCAAGCCTTAGCCATGACGCAACGACTGTTTGAAGGCGAACACCCTCAGATTGTATTAAACCTGAATAATTTAGCACTCTTATTGATTAAAAGCGATCGCCCAACGGAAGCGTTAGAATTAATGCAGCAAGCAATGACAATGGATGATCGCCTTTTGCGCGCTAATTTTGCTTATAGTTCAGAACGCGATCGCCTTACCTATATCGACAATATTAGACATAATTTTGATGCCTTCCTTTCCTTAATTTCAACTTATTTTCCCGACTCTCCCGAAGTTGTAAAAATCGCCTTAGACGTTGTTCTTCAACGTAAATGTATTACCGCTACTGCCTTAGCTGCGTTTAATTTTGCCATTTATAGTGAACGCTATTCCCACCTGCAACCGGAATTTCAACGGTTACGATCCTTGCGAGAACAGTTAACCCATCTCATGTTTGATCCGCCTTTCATCCAACCCCAAGAACCCCAAGAACAGTATCGCCTCCGTCGTCGTGAACATCAACAATTAGTCACAGAATTACAACAGGAGTGTGAACAAATCGAAAAACAACTCGCTTCCCAAGTGCCGGAAATTCAACTGCAAGACCAAGAAACCGATAGACGGGCGGTGGCGTTGGCATTACCCGAAGGTTCTGCATTAGTGGAGTTTGTACGGTTTCGTGTTTATAATTTTAAAGCAGATCAATGGCAACCTGCTCAATATTTGGCTTTTGTTTTACCTGCTCAACAACCCGATGCAGTGCAGATGATTTTATTAGGAGATGCGGAACCCATTGAACGGTTAATTAAGGTATTTCGAGAAACGATATCTGAACTGAGATTCAAAGATTTAGGGGTACGCCATAAAGGACAACCTGCTCAACAAATATCTTATCAAGAAGCGGGGATAAAATTACGAGAGGCGATTTATAACCCTATTTTAGAACAGGTGAATTTAGCCGAATATTCCCATTTAATTATTGCCCCCGATGCTGAATTAAGTCTAGTTCCCTTTGGAATTTTACCGTTAGATAATAGTGGAAAACAGCTATTAATGGATCGCTATCAAATTAGTTATTTGAGTGCAGGGCGAGATATTCTGCGGGGAACAGTTCAAACAGAACGTCCTGCGTCTCCTCCTTTTATTGTGGCTGATCCTGACTTTAATTTATCTAGTAGTGAGGGCTTCAGCCCTCAAAAAAGCCCTGAAGGGCTTACTACTAATTTTAATTTATCTAGTAGTGAGGGCTTCAGCCCTCAGAAAAGCCCTGAAGGGCTTACTACTAATTTTAATTTATCTAGTAGTGAGGGCTTCAGCCCTCAGAAAAGCCCTGAAGGGCTTACTACGAATGATGTGATTAAACGTTTGGGTGGGGACTATTTTGATCCAGTTCCCGAAACGGGAGTATTAGCGGAAACCGTAGCGGAAAAATTAGGCGTTAAACCTTATTTGCAACAACAAGCTTTAGAACCCTTGTTCGGTCGTTTGAATTGTCCTAATATTTTGTTAATTGCCACTCACGGTTATTTTAATTCTGGGGATAATCCTTATTTTAAGTTAATTCTATTATTATTGCAATCTCCCAATGGTAAGGAAGAGGAGATTTTACAGAATCAGCCTAATTTATTAAATCAAACTTTAATCAATTGCATGGAAACTGTTATTGATATTTTTGAAAAACAGGGCGATATCAATACAGCAACTTTGTTACAGAAGTTTATTCCTATTGTTCAAAAAATTATCGATAATTCCGAAACGAAAAATTCATCTATTCCCCCTTTATTAAGTGGAGTTAGAGGGGAGCAAATTCAAGGTTTAAGGAATCGCGATCGCTTTTCTTCTACTTCTATTGATAACTCCCTAATGCGTTCCGGTTTAGCCTTAGCAGGCGCTAATACTTGGAAATTAGGAGGAGATTTACCCCCCGAAGCGGGAAAAGGATTTTTATTCGCCCAAGATGTGGCAGTTTTGGATTTATGGCAAAATGAATTAACGATATTAATTGCTTGTGAAAGTGGGTTAGGAGATGTTAAAATTGGTGAGGGAGTATTTGGATTACGTCGGGCTTTTGCTGTTGCAGGTTGTAAAACATTAGTGATGAGTTTATGGTCTGTTCCAACAAAAGCCAGTATTTTATTAATGAATCAATTCTTAGATTTATTAAAATCCGGTTATGGTCGGTATGAAGCGTTAACAACGGCTCAAAATTATATTCGTTCTGTTACAATTAAAGAATTACAACAATTTCCTTTAGGTCAAGAGATTTTAGAAGAACTCGAAATAAAATTGAATTGGAACCCTAATTATATCAATAATAATCCTAATACTCAAGTTTTAAATCATCCTTATTTTTGGGCAGCTTGGGTTTGTCAAGGAGAAACAAATCCGTTTCCTGCCGGAATAACCCTCCCTCTAAATTGA